A single genomic interval of Daucus carota subsp. sativus chromosome 1, DH1 v3.0, whole genome shotgun sequence harbors:
- the LOC108194611 gene encoding pelargonidin 3-O-(6-caffeoylglucoside) 5-O-(6-O-malonylglucoside) 4'''-malonyltransferase, which produces MNVEILSRELIKPYTSTPPSLGRYKISIVDELSPVMNVPTIFYYAADIHGSGIENGTSISRCMHLKKSLSRVLTRFYPFAGRYVKESYMVDCSDQGAEFVEAKVDIRLDEIIGQGKDLKVELLNSLLPRPIGAGDEITDPVLAIQVSFFTCGGWAIGVLSSHRIADISTTSTLIKEWAIEAKLLLGGYDENQVAVTPLWNSASLFPGQKLSGLPLGLTRAKENVEDHKIVTKKFLFSKSAISKIREKARLDKSSDRLPTRVQSLWGIIGKAIIDIYVADPEKPRGFLIIQAVNIRERTDPPIPKHQCGNLYLISTTQSVAGEKGVDFEGLVYQCTCSAKRDVEICKMLLSAGDGGRLISQGFNDLTKSLTNPEISSVSLFSDWSKFPLYEADFGWGKPVWVSSANIPLRNNVYLFSEKFGGSIEAWVNLHIDDMPKFEQDPNIMEFTT; this is translated from the coding sequence ATGAATGTTGAAATCTTATCCAGAGAGCTCATAAAACCATATACTTCTACTCCCCCGAGCCTTGGTCGTTACAAGATATCAATAGTAGATGAGTTATCCCCTGTAATGAATGTTCCTACGATCTTTTATTACGCTGCTGACATTCACGGCAGTGGTATAGAGAATGGCACTAGTATTTCTAGGTGCATGCACTTGAAAAAATCGCTATCCAGGGTCTTAACCAGATTCTATCCGTTTGCTGGAAGATACGTGAAAGAAAGTTACATGGTTGATTGTAGTGATCAAGGTGCTGAATTCGTGGAAGCCAAAGTTGATATTCGCCTTGATGAAATTATTGGCCAGGGGAAGGATTTGAAGGTTGAGTTGCTTAATTCTTTACTTCCGCGTCCAATTGGTGCAGGCGATGAAATCACTGATCCTGTGCTAGCTATACAAGTAAGTTTTTTTACTTGTGGCGGATGGGCTATTGGGGTGTTGAGCTCACATAGAATTGCAGACATTTCAACCACCAGCACGCTCATTAAGGAATGGGCCATTGAGGCAAAGCTACTATTGGGGGGCTATGATGAAAATCAAGTTGCAGTGACCCCTCTCTGGAACTCAGCTTCTCTGTTTCCTGGACAAAAATTGTCTGGTCTTCCTCTGGGATTAACCAGGGCTAAAGAAAATGTTGAGGATCATAAAATTGTTACAAAGAAGTTTTTGTTTAGTAAGAGCGCCATATCAAAAATCCGTGAAAAGGCCAGACTAGACAAGTCAAGCGACAGGTTACCAACGAGGGTACAGTCCTTGTGGGGAATAATAGGAAAAGCTATTATCGATATATACGTTGCTGACCCTGAAAAACCAAGgggatttttaattattcaagCAGTGAATATAAGGGAAAGAACCGATCCACCCATTCCAAAGCATCAATGTGGAAATCTTTACTTGATATCCACAACTCAATCCGTGGCAGGCGAAAAAGGGGTGGATTTTGAAGGTCTTGTTTATCAGTGTACGTGCTCTGCGAAGAGAGATGTGGAGATATGTAAGATGTTATTATCAGCGGGCGATGGAGGTCGATTGATATCTCAAGGCTTCAATGACTTGACAAAAAGCCTTACCAATCCTGAAATTTCTAGTGTCAGCTTGTTTAGCGACTGGAGCAAGTTTCCATTATATGAAGCTGATTTTGGCTGGGGAAAGCCTGTTTGGGTCAGTAGCGCCAACATTCCCCTGAGAAATAATGTGTACCTTTTCAGCGAAAAATTTGGAGGATCAATAGAAGCCTGGGTAAATTTGCATATAGATGACATGCCTAAATTTGAACAGGATCCCAACATCATGGAATTTACTACTTGA
- the LOC108198574 gene encoding protein RTF1 homolog, with product MADLEKLLLEAAGRTGSSGRKRQSPPLSRRRREGSYSDNGSDSKEDDSDDDRRYSSRNRSSSQVPLKKRLSQLERDVGHRSREEGDVGYGREGDSDDDSIGSDLYKDEDDRKKLAEMTELEREMILTERSTKKTDRKMQEKLRMQKEKMNQSRKISPPHVSSRTGVRSSARYADRAAAKGDALNELRAKRLKHQDLEARWKFNRDSTSGGTSESRRFSPVKKRFVPETAVSSSSQSASGSRSEDDGSTGYGDSDDDNTSPKSAVLRFEDVKEITIQRSKLARWHMEPFFDDLIVGCFVRVGIARARNGPIYRLCVVKNVDSSNPEKHYKLNNMITYKYLNVVWGNENSAARWQMAMISESPPTEEEFDQWVKEVKRSGGRMPSKQDVSEKKDAIQKTSTYVYSAATVKHMLQEKKSATCRPLNIAAEKDRLRREMDVAISKNDEAEVERINTRLLELEASRQTQTKDCKAIKLEEMNRKNRVDNFKNASGIKSAIGLKAGDAGYDPFSRRWTRSRNYYVPKASGGDEAAVAEDEQTAAVVGPDGSGAVGGVVTEAGEVATAAALVAAADAGKLVDTSAPVDQETESNMLHNFELPISLALLEKFGGAQGAQAGFMARKQRIEATVGRQVPENDGRTHAQTLTISDYKRRRGLL from the coding sequence ATGGCTGACCTtgagaagttgcttctggaggCAGCTGGAAGAACTGGCTCATCTGGGAGGAAGCGGCAGTCACCCCCATTATCACGAAGGCGACGTGAGGGTTCATACTCTGACAATGGAAGTGACTCAAAGGAAGATGACTCAGACGATGATCGTCGTTATTCCAGCAGGAACCGCTCGTCATCACAAGTTCCTTTAAAGAAAAGGTTAAGTCAATTAGAAAGAGATGTCGGACATAGAAGCCGAGAAGAAGGTGATGTTGGTTATGGTCGGGAGGgtgatagtgatgatgactCAATCGGAAGTGATCTCTACAAGGATGAAGATGACAGAAAAAAGCTTGCAGAAATGACAGAACTGGAGCGAGAGATGATATTGACAGAGCGTTCAACTAAGAAAACAGATAGGAAGATGCAAGAAAAACTGAGAATGCAGAAAGAGAAGATGAACCAATCCAGAAAAATTAGTCCTCCTCATGTATCATCTCGCACAGGGGTGCGGTCTTCTGCCAGATATGCTGACAGGGCAGCTGCCAAAGGTGATGCTTTAAATGAGTTAAGAGCAAAGAGATTGAAGCATCAGGATCTTGAGGCTCGGTGGAAATTTAATAGAGATTCAACCAGTGGCGGTACTTCTGAAAGTCGTAGATTTTCACCTGTTAAGAAGAGATTCGTTCCGGAAACAGCTGTAAGTAGCTCCAGCCAAAGTGCAAGTGGCTCCCGAAGCGAAGATGACGGGTCCACAGGATATGGTGATAGTGATGATGACAACACATCACCAAAGTCAGCAGTTCTTAGGTTTGAGGATGTTAAGGAGATCACTATTCAAAGGTCAAAGTTAGCTAGATGGCATATGGAGCCTTTTTTTGATGACTTAATAGTAGGTTGCTTTGTACGGGTTGGAATTGCGAGGGCGAGGAATGGGCCAATCTACAGGCTCTGTGTTGTAAAAAATGTTGATTCATCAAACCCTGAAAAACATTACAAGCTTAATAACATGATAACCTACAAATATCTAAATGTTGTATGGGGTAATGAAAATTCTGCCGCTAGGTGGCAGATGGCTATGATTTCAGAATCCCCTCCAACTGAAGAGGAGTTTGACCAGTGGGTTAAGGAGGTTAAGCGCAGTGGTGGGCGGATGCCTAGCAAACAGGATGTGTCGGAGAAGAAAGATGCAATTCAGAAGACAAGCACATATGTCTACTCCGCTGCCACTGTGAAACACATGCTCCAGGAGAAAAAATCAGCCACGTGTAGGCCACTAAACATTGCAGCTGAGAAGGACCGGTTGAGAAGGGAAATGGATGTGGCCATAAGTAAGAATGATGAGGCAGAAGTTGAGAGGATTAACACAAGACTTTTGGAACTTGAGGCTTCCCGTCAAACTCAAACAAAAGATTGCAAGGCTATTAAGCTGGAAGAAATGAACAGAAAGAACAGggttgataattttaaaaatgcatCTGGTATTAAATCAGCTATTGGCTTAAAAGCTGGTGATGCTGGCTATGACCCATTTTCAAGGAGATGGACGAGATCTAGGAATTACTATGTTCCAAAGGCAAGTGGAGGAGATGAGGCTGCAGTGGCAGAAGATGAACAGACTGCTGCAGTGGTAGGTCCTGATGGCAGTGGAGCAGTAGGTGGGGTTGTAACTGAGGCTGGTGAAGTGGCGACCGCAGCAGCATTGGTGGCTGCAGCTGATGCTGGTAAATTGGTGGATACCAGTGCTCCTGTGGATCAGGAAACTGAGTCAAATATGTTGCATAACTTTGAGCTGCCAATCTCATTAGCTTTATTGGAGAAGTTTGGTGGTGCCCAAGGAGCTCAAGCAGGATTCATGGCAAGGAAACAGAGGATAGAGGCAACAGTAGGACGCCAGGTCCCAGAGAATGATGGAAGGACACATGCCCAGACGCTGACAATTAGTGACTATAAGAGGCGTAGAGGGCTTCTATAG